In Hoplias malabaricus isolate fHopMal1 chromosome 6, fHopMal1.hap1, whole genome shotgun sequence, a single window of DNA contains:
- the arhgap27l gene encoding rho GTPase-activating protein 15 isoform X4: protein MTEFQRWGASNTAVESPKPENENPTTAVYANVTDLKKTARSAPSSSSTCSSPGLSLSPGPDSASSPDPVGWEVHTDQDSGKAFYYHPATQQSSWEDPRSTPPPAGMEASPLPAAPSTSASPALSQGSDWEQLLDETTGRHYYYNHSLKQTTWEAPEPQIVGPPPLPEEDYPTEQPQSVLQPSKDVQLPHGKQPVVPRVTVEPGAPVPAGWTCSTESGGKTVFTNEHTHQQWIQSKDDKGQTYYYSKDGFKSQWTLPKSPVLTGPPPLGNGVDSDNHHVLKNWRHTMGPFNTSYDDAQKFFPSHRRIASDYASEVSTSGNSPEIHQQEEKLKLRRNLSGTDAHHHHHGSLLDKAGILNKTKVADHGKKLRKNWTQSWTVLHGGILTFHKDPKSTPGGNVTKTNQIVTEYTVELKGASVYWASKEKSSKKNVLELKTRHGSEYLIQYDTDSIIHDWYKIIQDTIRHLDHEHYSEEEEDEVIEKAPHPVDREKKGAAVRQSSAAGDTEQGRVRTKLRKFLQRRPTLQSVKDKGYIKDNVFGCHLDTLCHRENTTVPRFVEKCIRTVERRGLNIDGIYRVSGNLAVIQKLRHKADHEEDLDLDDGQWEEIHVITGALKLFFRELPEPLFPYSFFDKFLAAIKISDYSQKVSYMKDLVRSLPLPNHNTMEVLFKHLRKVIEHGDSNRMSVQSTAIVFGPTLLRPEEESGNITIHMVFQNQIVELILNEFSEIFHPR, encoded by the exons atgactgaatttCAGCGCTGGGGAGCTTCTAACACCGCGGTGGAGAGTCCAAAG CCAGAGAATGAGAACCCCACCACAGCAGTGTATGCTAACGTCACTGATTTGAAGAAGACCGCTCGTTCAGCTCCCTCATCCTCTTCCACCTGCTCCTCCCCCGGCCTCTCGCTGAGTCCGGGTCCTGATTCAGCCAGCAGCCCTGATCCTGTGGGCTGGGAGGTGCACACTGACCAGGACAGCGGCAAGGCCTTTTACTACCACCCTGCCACACAGCAGAGCAGCTGGGAAGACCCCAGGAGCACCCCTCCGCCTGCGGGCATGGAGGCCTCGCCCCTGCCCGCCGCTCCTTCAACCTCGGCATCCCCAGCTCTATCACAAGGCTCTGACTGGGAGCAGCTACTGGACGAGACCACGGGCAGGCACTACTACTACAACCACTCACTCAAGCAGACCACATGGGAAGCACCCGAGCCTCAGATAGTTGGGCCG cCCCCCTTACCAGAGGAGGACTACCCCACAGAACAGCCTCAGTCAGTCCTGCAGCCATCCAAGGATGTGCAGCTGCCCCATGGCAAACAGCCGGTTGTACCCCGTGTCACTGTGGAGCCTGGGGCACCCGTACCAGCGGGCTGGACCTGCTCCACTGAGTCTGGAGGAAAAACTGTCTTCACAAATGAGCACACACACCAGCAG TGGATCCAGTCAAAGGATGACAAAGGCCAGACCTATTATTATTCAAAAGATGGCTTCAAGTCTCAGTGGACCCTTCCAAAG TCTCCAGTTCTAACTGGACCTCCTCCGCTCGGGAATGGAGTGGATTCAGACAATCATCATGTGCTGAAGAACTGGAGGCACACCATGGGCCCATTCAACACATCATATGATGACGCG CAGAAGTTTTTCCCAAGCCACCGGAGGATTGCTTCAGATTACGCTAGTGAGGTGTCGACCTCAGGAAATTCACCAGAAATTCACCAGCAG GAGGAAAAGTTGAAGCTGAGGAGGAACCTGTCCGGCACTGACGCGCACCACCATCATCAT GGTTCTCTGTTGGACAAGGCTGGTATTCTCAACAAGACCAAGGTGGCAGATCATGGAAAGAAACTGAG GAAAAACTGGACTCAGTCTTGGACCGTGCTTCATGGAGGCATTCTGACGTTCCACAAAGACCCGAAATCTACGCCTGGTGGAAATGTG ACGAAGACCAATCAGATCGTCACAGAGtacacagtggagctgaaaggtGCCTCGGTTTACTGGGCCTCTAAAGAGAAGTCCAGCAAGAAGAATGTTTTAGAG TTAAAAACTCGCCATGGCTCAGAGTATTTGATACAGTACGATACCGACAGCATCATCCATGACTGGTACAAGATCATCCAGGACACAATCAGACACTTG GATCACGAGCATTActcagaggaagaagaagatgagGTAATAGAGAAAGCCCCACACCCGGTTGACAGAGAGAAGAAGGGCGCAG CTGTGAGGCAGAGCTCAGCTGCAGGAGACACAGAGCAGGGCCGTGTTCGTACCAAACTGCGCAAGTTCCTGCAGAGACGACCCACACTGCAGTCTGTCAAAGACAAGGGCTACATCaaag ATAATGTCTTCGGTTGCCACTTGGACACACTGTGTCATCGGGAGAACACCACTGTCCCCAGATTTGTGGAGAAATGCATCAGGACTGTGGAGAGGAGAG GTTTAAACATTGATGGCATCTACAGAGTGAGTGGGAACCTGGCAGTCATCCAGAAGCTTCGGCACAAAGCCGATCACG AGGAGGATCTGGATCTGGACGATGGTCAGTGGGAGGAGATTCATGTCATCACTGGGGCACTGAAGCTGTTCTTCAGGGAACTTCCAGAGCCTCTCTTCCCTTACAGCTTCTTTGACAAGTTCCTCGCCGCCATTA AAATCTCTGACTACAGCCAGAAGGTTTCATACATGAAAGACTTGGTGAGATCCTTGCCTTTGCCCAACCATAACACCATGGAGGTTCTGTTCAAGCATCTGCGCAA GGTGATTGAACATGGCGACTCGAACCGCATGTCCGTCCAGAGCACGGCCATAGTGTTCGGCCCTACCCTGCTCCGGCCCGAGGAGGAGTCCGGCAACATCACAATCCACATGGTATTCCAGAACCAGATTGTGGAGCTCATCCTCAATGAGTTCAGCGAAATCTTTCATCCGAGATGA
- the arhgap27l gene encoding rho GTPase-activating protein 15 isoform X3: MAVDEMILSACRRFKPRLMTILRFSKPENENPTTAVYANVTDLKKTARSAPSSSSTCSSPGLSLSPGPDSASSPDPVGWEVHTDQDSGKAFYYHPATQQSSWEDPRSTPPPAGMEASPLPAAPSTSASPALSQGSDWEQLLDETTGRHYYYNHSLKQTTWEAPEPQIVGPPPLPEEDYPTEQPQSVLQPSKDVQLPHGKQPVVPRVTVEPGAPVPAGWTCSTESGGKTVFTNEHTHQQWIQSKDDKGQTYYYSKDGFKSQWTLPKSPVLTGPPPLGNGVDSDNHHVLKNWRHTMGPFNTSYDDAQKFFPSHRRIASDYASEVSTSGNSPEIHQQEEKLKLRRNLSGTDAHHHHHGSLLDKAGILNKTKVADHGKKLRKNWTQSWTVLHGGILTFHKDPKSTPGGNVTKTNQIVTEYTVELKGASVYWASKEKSSKKNVLELKTRHGSEYLIQYDTDSIIHDWYKIIQDTIRHLDHEHYSEEEEDEVIEKAPHPVDREKKGAAVRQSSAAGDTEQGRVRTKLRKFLQRRPTLQSVKDKGYIKDNVFGCHLDTLCHRENTTVPRFVEKCIRTVERRGLNIDGIYRVSGNLAVIQKLRHKADHEEDLDLDDGQWEEIHVITGALKLFFRELPEPLFPYSFFDKFLAAIKISDYSQKVSYMKDLVRSLPLPNHNTMEVLFKHLRKVIEHGDSNRMSVQSTAIVFGPTLLRPEEESGNITIHMVFQNQIVELILNEFSEIFHPR, from the exons ATGGCTGTGGATGAAATGATCCTTAGCGCTTGCCGTAGGTTCAAGCCCAGGTTGATGACCATCCTGAGGTTTTCCAAG CCAGAGAATGAGAACCCCACCACAGCAGTGTATGCTAACGTCACTGATTTGAAGAAGACCGCTCGTTCAGCTCCCTCATCCTCTTCCACCTGCTCCTCCCCCGGCCTCTCGCTGAGTCCGGGTCCTGATTCAGCCAGCAGCCCTGATCCTGTGGGCTGGGAGGTGCACACTGACCAGGACAGCGGCAAGGCCTTTTACTACCACCCTGCCACACAGCAGAGCAGCTGGGAAGACCCCAGGAGCACCCCTCCGCCTGCGGGCATGGAGGCCTCGCCCCTGCCCGCCGCTCCTTCAACCTCGGCATCCCCAGCTCTATCACAAGGCTCTGACTGGGAGCAGCTACTGGACGAGACCACGGGCAGGCACTACTACTACAACCACTCACTCAAGCAGACCACATGGGAAGCACCCGAGCCTCAGATAGTTGGGCCG cCCCCCTTACCAGAGGAGGACTACCCCACAGAACAGCCTCAGTCAGTCCTGCAGCCATCCAAGGATGTGCAGCTGCCCCATGGCAAACAGCCGGTTGTACCCCGTGTCACTGTGGAGCCTGGGGCACCCGTACCAGCGGGCTGGACCTGCTCCACTGAGTCTGGAGGAAAAACTGTCTTCACAAATGAGCACACACACCAGCAG TGGATCCAGTCAAAGGATGACAAAGGCCAGACCTATTATTATTCAAAAGATGGCTTCAAGTCTCAGTGGACCCTTCCAAAG TCTCCAGTTCTAACTGGACCTCCTCCGCTCGGGAATGGAGTGGATTCAGACAATCATCATGTGCTGAAGAACTGGAGGCACACCATGGGCCCATTCAACACATCATATGATGACGCG CAGAAGTTTTTCCCAAGCCACCGGAGGATTGCTTCAGATTACGCTAGTGAGGTGTCGACCTCAGGAAATTCACCAGAAATTCACCAGCAG GAGGAAAAGTTGAAGCTGAGGAGGAACCTGTCCGGCACTGACGCGCACCACCATCATCAT GGTTCTCTGTTGGACAAGGCTGGTATTCTCAACAAGACCAAGGTGGCAGATCATGGAAAGAAACTGAG GAAAAACTGGACTCAGTCTTGGACCGTGCTTCATGGAGGCATTCTGACGTTCCACAAAGACCCGAAATCTACGCCTGGTGGAAATGTG ACGAAGACCAATCAGATCGTCACAGAGtacacagtggagctgaaaggtGCCTCGGTTTACTGGGCCTCTAAAGAGAAGTCCAGCAAGAAGAATGTTTTAGAG TTAAAAACTCGCCATGGCTCAGAGTATTTGATACAGTACGATACCGACAGCATCATCCATGACTGGTACAAGATCATCCAGGACACAATCAGACACTTG GATCACGAGCATTActcagaggaagaagaagatgagGTAATAGAGAAAGCCCCACACCCGGTTGACAGAGAGAAGAAGGGCGCAG CTGTGAGGCAGAGCTCAGCTGCAGGAGACACAGAGCAGGGCCGTGTTCGTACCAAACTGCGCAAGTTCCTGCAGAGACGACCCACACTGCAGTCTGTCAAAGACAAGGGCTACATCaaag ATAATGTCTTCGGTTGCCACTTGGACACACTGTGTCATCGGGAGAACACCACTGTCCCCAGATTTGTGGAGAAATGCATCAGGACTGTGGAGAGGAGAG GTTTAAACATTGATGGCATCTACAGAGTGAGTGGGAACCTGGCAGTCATCCAGAAGCTTCGGCACAAAGCCGATCACG AGGAGGATCTGGATCTGGACGATGGTCAGTGGGAGGAGATTCATGTCATCACTGGGGCACTGAAGCTGTTCTTCAGGGAACTTCCAGAGCCTCTCTTCCCTTACAGCTTCTTTGACAAGTTCCTCGCCGCCATTA AAATCTCTGACTACAGCCAGAAGGTTTCATACATGAAAGACTTGGTGAGATCCTTGCCTTTGCCCAACCATAACACCATGGAGGTTCTGTTCAAGCATCTGCGCAA GGTGATTGAACATGGCGACTCGAACCGCATGTCCGTCCAGAGCACGGCCATAGTGTTCGGCCCTACCCTGCTCCGGCCCGAGGAGGAGTCCGGCAACATCACAATCCACATGGTATTCCAGAACCAGATTGTGGAGCTCATCCTCAATGAGTTCAGCGAAATCTTTCATCCGAGATGA